One Kitasatospora sp. NBC_01287 DNA window includes the following coding sequences:
- a CDS encoding YafY family protein — MKETSARLLRLLTLLQSHREWSGQDLADRLGVSTRTVRRDVDKLRDLDYPVNAVKGIDGGYRLGAGAQLPPLLLDDEEAVAIAVALRTATGSGVAGIGERALRALVKLEQVLPARLRHRVSALQPSAVHTPSAAPAVDAEVLTTIGTACRDHRQLRFDYRGHGGNASTRLTEPHELVTWGPRWYLVAWDLERADWRTFRVDRIHPRTPTGPRFTPREIPGGDPAAHVAHGISQLWPCRATIRLHAPAHSDAARTAASYGTIEPIDDRTCFLHAGADSPRALAFLLGALEVDFHVQDSPELAAHLRRTADRFHRASSPQETP; from the coding sequence GTGAAGGAAACCTCCGCCCGCCTGCTCCGACTGCTGACGCTGCTGCAGTCCCATCGCGAGTGGTCCGGCCAGGACCTGGCCGATCGCCTCGGGGTGAGCACCCGGACCGTCCGCCGGGACGTGGACAAGCTGCGCGACCTCGACTACCCGGTCAACGCCGTCAAGGGCATCGACGGCGGCTACCGCCTGGGCGCCGGCGCCCAGTTGCCGCCGCTGTTGCTGGACGACGAGGAGGCGGTGGCCATCGCGGTGGCACTGCGCACCGCCACCGGCAGCGGCGTCGCGGGCATCGGCGAGAGGGCCCTACGCGCCCTGGTCAAACTCGAACAGGTCCTGCCGGCCCGGCTGCGGCACCGGGTCAGCGCCCTCCAACCGTCCGCCGTGCACACCCCCAGCGCCGCTCCCGCCGTCGACGCCGAGGTCCTCACGACGATCGGGACGGCCTGCCGCGACCACCGGCAACTGCGGTTCGACTACCGCGGTCACGGCGGCAACGCCAGTACCCGACTCACCGAACCGCACGAACTCGTGACCTGGGGCCCCCGCTGGTACCTGGTCGCCTGGGACCTCGAACGAGCCGACTGGCGCACCTTCCGCGTCGACCGCATCCACCCCCGCACCCCCACCGGCCCGCGCTTCACCCCCCGCGAGATACCCGGCGGCGACCCCGCCGCACACGTCGCCCACGGCATATCCCAACTGTGGCCCTGCCGGGCCACCATCCGCCTGCACGCCCCCGCCCACTCGGATGCCGCACGCACGGCCGCCAGCTACGGCACCATCGAGCCCATCGACGACCGGACCTGCTTCCTGCACGCCGGCGCCGACAGCCCCCGCGCACTCGCGTTCCTCCTCGGTGCCCTGGAGGTCGACTTCCACGTCCAGGACTCCCCCGAACTGGCCGCCCACCTCCGCCGCACCGCCGACCGCTTCCACCGCGCCTCCAGCCCCCAGGAGACACCCTGA
- a CDS encoding SRPBCC family protein, which produces MASIHRDILIDDSAENVWAAIRDFGEVHKRLAPGFVTDTRVEGDIRIVTFASGTVVHELIVDIDDQARRIAYAVVGGSLEPEHHHASMQVFGDTEGRSHFVWIIDVTPDSFGEPIAEMVGQGIHVIKRTLDREATPTH; this is translated from the coding sequence ATGGCATCCATCCACCGCGACATCCTGATCGACGACTCGGCCGAGAACGTCTGGGCCGCCATCCGTGACTTCGGCGAGGTCCACAAACGCCTCGCACCGGGCTTCGTCACCGATACCCGCGTCGAGGGCGACATCAGGATCGTGACCTTCGCCAGCGGCACCGTCGTGCACGAGCTGATCGTCGACATCGACGACCAGGCCCGGCGCATCGCCTACGCGGTGGTCGGCGGCTCCCTGGAGCCCGAGCACCACCATGCGTCCATGCAGGTCTTCGGCGACACCGAGGGTCGCAGTCACTTCGTCTGGATCATCGACGTGACGCCGGACAGCTTCGGGGAGCCCATCGCCGAAATGGTCGGCCAGGGCATCCACGTGATCAAGCGCACCCTTGACCGAGAAGCCACCCCTACCCACTGA
- a CDS encoding TetR/AcrR family transcriptional regulator — MDENPRPRPHLTLRKVVSGGVAVAGAQGLAAVSMKRVATHLGATTMALYRHVSSKDELLALMADAVFDTPPDAPQPGEDWRAGLTGWAHAHLAVLREHPWVLQIAADGPPAMPHQLSWLDRALAAFDRTGLTPPQRLSAVMLVSGYVRNTATQEAVILTAARAQNRTPGELMTSYQQQLARLVDPGRLPALHAVITATDISEPHDEFTFGLDRILDGLADLVVAGPTPAGGSQNVPRDQR, encoded by the coding sequence GTGGATGAGAACCCTCGACCCCGGCCCCACCTCACCCTGCGGAAGGTGGTGTCCGGCGGGGTGGCTGTCGCCGGCGCCCAGGGTCTGGCGGCGGTCTCCATGAAGCGGGTGGCCACCCACCTCGGCGCGACCACCATGGCCCTGTACCGGCATGTGTCCAGCAAGGACGAACTCCTCGCGCTCATGGCCGACGCCGTCTTCGACACCCCGCCCGACGCGCCGCAGCCCGGTGAGGACTGGCGAGCAGGCCTGACCGGATGGGCCCATGCCCATCTGGCAGTACTGCGCGAGCATCCATGGGTCCTGCAGATCGCCGCCGACGGCCCGCCCGCGATGCCGCATCAGCTCAGCTGGCTGGACCGGGCTCTTGCCGCGTTCGACCGCACCGGGCTAACCCCGCCGCAACGTCTGTCCGCGGTCATGCTGGTCAGTGGCTACGTCCGCAACACCGCCACCCAGGAGGCCGTCATCCTGACCGCGGCGCGCGCTCAGAACCGCACTCCAGGTGAGCTCATGACCTCCTATCAGCAACAGCTCGCCAGGTTGGTCGACCCCGGCCGGCTCCCCGCCCTGCACGCTGTCATCACGGCAACGGACATCAGCGAACCGCACGACGAGTTCACCTTCGGCCTCGATCGCATCCTCGACGGCCTTGCCGACCTGGTGGTTGCCGGTCCGACGCCGGCGGGTGGGTCGCAGAACGTGCCGCGTGATCAGCGCTGA
- a CDS encoding VOC family protein: MPALEQLSTVVIDCADPAALAAFYQKATGWEITYSDQDFASLGAGDGTPVQLAFVRVEGYQAPGWPDGAKHTHLDFTVTNLEGATEELLGIGASRHEFQPGDGQWIVLTDPEGHPFCLTPVTTGN, from the coding sequence ATGCCTGCTCTCGAACAGCTCAGCACCGTGGTCATCGACTGCGCCGATCCGGCCGCGCTCGCCGCGTTCTACCAGAAGGCCACCGGGTGGGAGATCACCTACAGCGACCAGGACTTCGCGTCGCTGGGCGCCGGCGACGGCACCCCGGTCCAACTCGCCTTCGTCCGCGTGGAGGGCTACCAGGCACCCGGCTGGCCCGACGGCGCCAAGCACACGCACCTCGACTTCACCGTCACCAACCTGGAGGGCGCGACGGAGGAACTGCTCGGTATCGGAGCTTCCCGGCACGAGTTCCAGCCGGGCGACGGCCAGTGGATCGTCCTCACCGACCCCGAGGGCCACCCGTTCTGCCTGACACCCGTCACCACCGGCAACTGA
- a CDS encoding AraC family transcriptional regulator — protein MLTAVPVATRPDFGISSVTCRDDHTHWSVPEVCGEYRVVLVRRGRFRRRAAGVPADIDATLAYVGSPGEEESFAHPAGGDVCTAISVTPKLWRSLAGDTAGQAAHTVYVDARLDLAHRRLLRAAESGDVDYALAEELLALLSTAIGRITAAGTPIAGASARHDRDLVAAAREAITEGDPASDTLFSLAESLGASPYRLSRAFPREFGISVTRYRHRVRIGRALDRLEAGEQSLSTLAADLGYADQAHLTRTMRQYLGRTPTAVRRLLASAH, from the coding sequence GTGCTCACCGCCGTTCCCGTCGCCACCCGTCCCGACTTCGGCATCAGCTCGGTGACCTGCCGCGACGACCACACCCACTGGTCGGTACCGGAAGTCTGCGGCGAGTATCGCGTGGTGCTCGTGCGCCGAGGCCGTTTCCGCAGGCGGGCCGCCGGCGTGCCCGCCGACATCGACGCGACTCTGGCCTATGTGGGCTCCCCGGGCGAGGAGGAGAGCTTCGCCCACCCTGCCGGCGGCGACGTCTGCACGGCGATCAGCGTGACGCCGAAGCTGTGGCGCTCCCTGGCCGGGGACACCGCGGGGCAGGCCGCGCACACCGTCTACGTCGACGCGCGCCTGGACCTGGCCCACCGCCGCCTCCTCCGTGCCGCGGAGTCGGGAGATGTCGACTACGCGCTCGCGGAGGAACTGTTGGCTCTCCTCTCGACCGCCATCGGCCGGATCACCGCCGCGGGGACACCGATCGCCGGAGCGTCCGCCCGACACGACCGGGACCTCGTGGCAGCCGCCCGCGAGGCGATCACCGAAGGAGACCCGGCCTCGGACACGCTGTTCTCCCTGGCCGAGTCGCTCGGTGCCTCCCCCTACCGCCTGAGCCGGGCGTTCCCACGTGAGTTCGGCATCTCGGTGACCCGCTACCGCCACCGTGTCCGCATCGGCCGTGCCCTCGACCGCCTGGAGGCCGGCGAACAGAGCCTCAGCACCCTGGCAGCCGACCTCGGCTACGCCGACCAGGCCCATCTGACCCGAACCATGCGCCAGTACCTGGGCCGAACCCCGACGGCGGTGCGGCGGCTCCTGGCGTCCGCGCACTGA